The proteins below come from a single Paraburkholderia flagellata genomic window:
- a CDS encoding type II toxin-antitoxin system Phd/YefM family antitoxin, with the protein MTYVNMLEAKSSLSRLVEDVELGREKEIIIARGGRPVARLVPLAPEAPVERRIGVAKGAFEVPDDIDAHSEEVAALFNGRGA; encoded by the coding sequence ATGACCTACGTGAACATGCTGGAAGCCAAGTCGTCGCTCTCACGACTCGTCGAGGATGTCGAGCTTGGACGAGAAAAGGAAATCATCATCGCTCGCGGCGGGCGGCCGGTCGCGCGGCTCGTGCCGCTTGCACCAGAAGCGCCGGTCGAACGGCGCATTGGGGTCGCCAAGGGCGCATTCGAGGTGCCCGATGATATCGATGCGCACAGCGAAGAGGTCGCAGCGCTGTTCAACGGGCGCGGCGCGTGA
- a CDS encoding type II toxin-antitoxin system VapC family toxin, with protein sequence MNVLLDTHIALWAIADSPKLPAAARELILAPTSTIYVSTASIWEIGIKYSLQRGDMPLSGEAALHYFRQAGYRILAIEAEHAVAVESLPLHHQDPFDRLLVAQALTEPLRLISHDRQVARYSDTVVLV encoded by the coding sequence GTGAACGTTCTACTCGATACGCACATCGCGCTTTGGGCTATCGCAGATAGCCCAAAGCTGCCGGCGGCAGCGCGCGAACTGATTCTGGCGCCGACAAGTACGATTTATGTGAGTACCGCGAGCATCTGGGAAATCGGCATCAAGTATTCCCTGCAGCGCGGCGACATGCCTCTGTCCGGAGAAGCGGCGCTGCACTACTTCAGACAAGCGGGATATCGCATTCTGGCAATCGAGGCCGAGCATGCGGTGGCGGTCGAATCGCTGCCATTGCACCACCAGGACCCGTTTGACCGGTTGCTCGTGGCGCAAGCATTGACCGAACCCCTGCGGCTGATATCGCACGACCGGCAGGTCGCGCGATACAGCGATACCGTCGTTCTGGTCTAG
- a CDS encoding MlaA family lipoprotein, which translates to MKKNQAALTMAAASLALLVTSGCATGPDRKPGDPFEPANRAIFTFNDKLDTYVAQPIAKGYQKVTPQPLRQAITNFFSNLGDADNFANNLLQLKITDAVEDLMRIAMNTTFGLGGLIDFATAAGLPKHHQDFGLTMGHYGVPAGPYLVLPLFGPSSVRDGIGMGVDVKFNVINYFEPAVRNPMYLAQFISARADLLGATDLLKQAALDPYSFVRDAYRQQRESLIRGGRGNNAPLPNYGEPGGEGTPNENGAPNYEDPGESGGAGGGGAGATGGPGASNNGLPNYDDPGEGSTAAAGAGPAAAVAALAASAPAMASAPVAASAAAPASGVTAAPAKPASAP; encoded by the coding sequence ATGAAGAAGAATCAAGCCGCGCTCACCATGGCGGCGGCGAGCCTGGCGCTCCTCGTGACGTCGGGCTGCGCCACGGGCCCCGACCGCAAGCCGGGCGATCCGTTCGAGCCCGCGAATCGCGCGATTTTCACGTTCAACGACAAACTCGACACCTACGTCGCGCAGCCGATCGCCAAGGGCTACCAGAAGGTGACGCCGCAGCCGCTGCGCCAGGCGATCACGAACTTCTTCTCGAATCTCGGAGACGCGGACAACTTCGCAAACAACCTGCTGCAGCTGAAGATCACCGACGCCGTCGAGGATCTCATGCGCATTGCGATGAACACGACCTTCGGTCTGGGCGGCCTGATCGACTTCGCGACGGCGGCGGGCCTGCCCAAGCACCACCAGGACTTCGGACTCACGATGGGTCATTACGGCGTGCCGGCCGGCCCGTATCTCGTGCTGCCGCTGTTCGGGCCGAGTTCGGTGCGCGACGGCATCGGCATGGGCGTGGACGTGAAGTTCAACGTCATCAACTACTTCGAGCCGGCGGTGCGCAATCCGATGTATCTCGCGCAGTTCATCAGCGCGCGCGCCGACCTGCTCGGCGCGACCGACCTGCTCAAGCAGGCGGCGCTCGACCCGTATTCGTTCGTGCGCGACGCGTACCGCCAGCAACGCGAATCGCTGATTCGCGGCGGACGTGGCAACAATGCGCCGCTGCCCAATTACGGCGAGCCGGGCGGGGAAGGAACGCCGAACGAGAACGGTGCGCCCAATTACGAGGACCCGGGCGAGTCGGGTGGTGCGGGTGGCGGCGGTGCTGGCGCCACCGGCGGTCCCGGCGCTTCGAACAATGGTCTGCCGAATTACGATGATCCGGGCGAGGGAAGCACGGCGGCGGCTGGCGCGGGTCCGGCTGCCGCGGTGGCGGCACTGGCGGCTTCCGCGCCGGCTATGGCATCGGCACCTGTTGCGGCTTCGGCTGCCGCGCCGGCTTCGGGTGTGACGGCCGCGCCTGCGAAACCGGCGTCGGCGCCTTGA
- a CDS encoding MMPL family transporter: MLKPFIISLVAWSVRRAAWVITLSIVLAVLSGVYVARNFKINTDVSGLVENTAQWAALSEAKDKAFPQRASSLLVVVEADAPELADAAADKLAQALKADSREFSAVSQPAGGPFFQHNGLLFPSTATVLSTTGQLVQARPLVNQLAKDPSLAGLAGTLTTTLQLPLTIGQIKLPQMANLLGSAANVVDEVLAGKPAAFSWRALVDKDSATKPAFAFVTVQPVLNFAALKAGANAAEAIRATAASLHLDTEFGARVRLTGEQPLADDEFASVQDGAALNGVITIIVVLAILWLALRSGKLIGATLITLVIGLVITAALGLMMIGSFNMLSVAFMVLFVGLGVDFGVQFGVKYREERFQDERLDAALLKTARNIGVPLTLAAIAVAESFFSFLPTAYKGLSELGQIAGVGMFVAYVCNMTVLPALIRLFNPRGERASPGFAFLAPVDKWLAEHRKPVLLTTLVIVVGAMPLLFHLRFDFNPLHLKDPHTESMATLLALKNSPVISINDVSVLAPSLEEADKIAARLSKLPEVARATTLSSLIPDDQQQKLMLISSAAQQLLPALTQQPSTPVTDEVRVQTLKRAANQLSLAASDHPGPGAAEAKHLSDSLNKLAAASPATRDRAETAFSLTLKLAFAQLARLLQPSEITRENLPPEMVRDWVAPTGQAIVDVAPRVPPGVDSNDDVMLARFAHAVKAAEPNAIGGPISILHSANVIILAFFEAAGWSVLLITALLWITLRNFGDVLRTLIPLLVSALVTLELCVVFGIQLNFANIIALPLMLGVGVAFKIYFVMAWRAGQTGLLHSSLTHAVLFSAATTATAFGSLWLSHHPGTSSMGKLLALSLFCTLIGAVVFQPVLMGKPRAKRARSEIQGIDQ; the protein is encoded by the coding sequence ATGCTGAAGCCATTCATCATTAGCCTCGTCGCCTGGTCGGTGCGCCGCGCGGCGTGGGTGATCACACTTTCGATCGTGCTCGCCGTGCTTTCCGGCGTGTACGTCGCAAGAAATTTCAAGATCAACACCGACGTCAGCGGTCTCGTCGAGAACACGGCCCAATGGGCCGCGTTGAGCGAAGCCAAGGACAAGGCGTTCCCGCAGCGCGCAAGCTCGCTGCTCGTGGTCGTCGAAGCCGACGCGCCCGAGCTCGCCGACGCCGCCGCCGACAAGCTCGCGCAGGCGCTCAAAGCCGACTCGCGCGAATTCAGCGCCGTCTCGCAGCCTGCGGGCGGCCCGTTCTTCCAGCACAACGGCTTGCTCTTTCCGTCCACGGCCACCGTGCTCTCGACCACGGGCCAGCTCGTGCAAGCGCGCCCGCTCGTGAACCAGCTCGCGAAGGACCCAAGCCTCGCGGGTCTTGCCGGTACGCTCACGACCACGCTGCAGTTGCCGCTCACGATCGGTCAGATCAAATTGCCGCAAATGGCAAATCTGCTTGGCAGCGCCGCCAATGTCGTCGACGAGGTCCTGGCCGGCAAACCCGCCGCGTTCTCGTGGCGCGCGCTCGTCGACAAGGACTCGGCCACGAAGCCCGCGTTCGCGTTCGTCACGGTGCAGCCGGTGCTCAATTTCGCCGCGCTCAAGGCGGGTGCGAACGCTGCGGAGGCGATCCGCGCGACCGCCGCCTCGCTTCACCTCGACACCGAATTCGGCGCGCGCGTGCGCCTCACGGGCGAACAGCCACTCGCCGACGACGAGTTTGCCTCGGTCCAGGACGGCGCCGCGCTCAACGGCGTGATCACGATCATCGTCGTGCTCGCCATCCTGTGGCTCGCGCTGCGTTCGGGCAAGCTGATTGGCGCAACGCTCATCACGCTCGTGATCGGCCTCGTCATCACGGCCGCGCTCGGCCTCATGATGATCGGCTCGTTCAACATGCTCTCGGTCGCGTTCATGGTGCTGTTCGTGGGGCTAGGCGTCGATTTCGGCGTGCAGTTCGGCGTGAAGTATCGCGAAGAGCGCTTTCAGGACGAGCGGCTCGACGCCGCGCTCCTCAAGACCGCGCGCAACATTGGCGTGCCGCTCACGCTCGCGGCGATCGCCGTGGCCGAAAGTTTCTTTTCCTTCCTGCCAACCGCGTACAAGGGCCTCTCGGAACTTGGGCAGATCGCGGGCGTGGGCATGTTCGTGGCGTACGTCTGCAACATGACGGTGCTGCCGGCGCTCATCCGCTTGTTCAACCCCAGGGGCGAGCGCGCCTCGCCGGGCTTCGCGTTCCTCGCACCGGTCGACAAATGGCTCGCCGAGCATCGCAAGCCGGTGCTGCTCACCACGCTCGTCATCGTGGTGGGCGCGATGCCGTTGCTGTTCCATCTGCGCTTCGACTTCAACCCGCTTCATCTGAAGGATCCGCATACCGAGTCGATGGCGACGCTGCTCGCACTCAAGAACTCGCCCGTCATCTCGATCAACGACGTGAGCGTGCTCGCGCCGTCGCTCGAAGAGGCCGACAAGATCGCCGCGCGGCTCTCGAAGCTGCCGGAAGTGGCACGTGCAACGACGCTCAGCTCGCTCATTCCCGACGATCAGCAGCAAAAGCTCATGCTGATCTCGAGCGCCGCACAGCAGCTTCTGCCCGCGCTCACGCAGCAGCCGTCCACGCCCGTGACCGACGAAGTGCGTGTGCAGACGCTCAAGCGCGCGGCCAACCAGCTCTCGCTCGCCGCGAGCGACCACCCCGGGCCGGGCGCGGCCGAGGCGAAGCATCTGTCCGACTCGCTCAACAAGCTCGCGGCCGCGAGCCCGGCCACGCGCGACCGCGCCGAAACCGCTTTCAGCCTCACGCTCAAGCTCGCCTTCGCGCAGCTCGCGCGCCTTTTGCAGCCCTCGGAAATCACGCGTGAAAACCTGCCACCCGAGATGGTGCGCGACTGGGTGGCGCCGACTGGCCAGGCGATCGTGGACGTGGCGCCGCGCGTGCCGCCGGGCGTCGATTCCAATGACGACGTGATGCTCGCGCGCTTCGCGCACGCCGTGAAGGCGGCGGAGCCGAACGCGATCGGCGGCCCGATCTCGATCCTGCACTCGGCGAACGTGATCATCCTCGCGTTCTTCGAGGCGGCGGGGTGGTCGGTACTGCTCATCACGGCTCTCCTCTGGATCACGCTTCGCAATTTCGGCGACGTGCTGCGCACGCTCATTCCTCTGCTGGTATCGGCGCTCGTCACGCTCGAACTGTGCGTCGTATTTGGAATTCAGCTAAATTTCGCCAACATCATCGCGCTTCCCCTGATGCTCGGCGTCGGCGTCGCGTTCAAAATCTATTTCGTGATGGCCTGGCGCGCGGGGCAAACCGGCCTCCTGCATTCGAGCCTCACACACGCGGTGCTTTTTTCCGCCGCGACCACGGCCACGGCGTTCGGGAGCCTGTGGCTATCGCATCATCCGGGCACGTCGAGCATGGGCAAGCTGCTCGCACTGTCCTTGTTCTGTACGCTGATAGGCGCCGTGGTGTTCCAGCCGGTGCTGATGGGCAAGCCGCGCGCAAAACGCGCGAGATCGGAAATTCAGGGGATCGACCAATGA
- a CDS encoding MlaC/ttg2D family ABC transporter substrate-binding protein → MKRYLTAFFVAACFTGVSGAAFAQTSPDATVKAAVEGTVKAMQADPQARGGDMNKITEVVQTHFVPATDFKRTTRIAVGKPWATATPEQQQKLYEQFQLLLVKTYASSLSQLRDTQVNFKFAPSNTGAGAKDTVVQSHVLSNGGDDAIDYRLAQTPSGWKIYDINMMGAWLIQVYQTQFADQIAKGGIDGLIKFLVDHNARS, encoded by the coding sequence ATGAAACGTTACCTGACCGCATTTTTCGTCGCCGCCTGTTTCACGGGCGTTTCGGGCGCGGCGTTCGCGCAGACCTCGCCGGACGCCACCGTCAAGGCCGCCGTGGAAGGCACCGTGAAGGCGATGCAGGCCGACCCGCAGGCACGCGGCGGCGATATGAACAAGATCACCGAGGTGGTCCAGACCCATTTCGTTCCCGCCACCGACTTCAAACGCACCACGCGTATCGCCGTTGGCAAACCTTGGGCGACGGCCACGCCCGAACAGCAGCAGAAGCTGTATGAGCAATTTCAACTCCTGCTCGTGAAGACGTACGCGTCGTCGCTCTCGCAACTTCGCGATACTCAGGTGAACTTCAAGTTCGCGCCCTCGAACACGGGTGCCGGCGCGAAGGACACCGTGGTGCAGTCGCATGTGCTCAGTAACGGCGGCGACGACGCCATCGACTACCGCCTCGCGCAAACGCCCAGCGGCTGGAAGATCTACGACATCAACATGATGGGCGCCTGGCTGATCCAGGTCTACCAGACGCAATTTGCCGACCAGATCGCCAAGGGCGGCATCGACGGGCTCATCAAGTTCCTCGTCGACCACAACGCGCGCAGCTGA
- a CDS encoding response regulator, translating into MTNANVNESTSPGARPARLVLVDDHPLVRDGLRARLEAVPGFEVAGEAGNADEAIALAASLEPDLVLMDVGMAGVNGIALAGIFHERFPAIRVLMLSMHDNVEYVTEAVRAGASGYVLKDSPATEIIRAIEAVLAGRTYFSAGLSARMIQASARSTPVERLTPRERDILDALAQGLSSKQIAQREGLSVRTVETHRLNLKRKLEIEGQAELIKFAVEHRRK; encoded by the coding sequence ATGACGAATGCAAACGTGAACGAATCGACCAGCCCCGGCGCGAGACCCGCGCGCCTCGTCCTGGTGGACGACCATCCTCTCGTGCGCGACGGCCTGAGAGCACGGCTCGAAGCCGTGCCGGGTTTCGAGGTGGCGGGCGAGGCCGGCAACGCCGACGAGGCCATCGCGCTAGCGGCGTCGCTCGAACCCGATCTCGTGCTGATGGACGTGGGCATGGCCGGCGTCAACGGCATCGCGCTTGCGGGCATCTTCCACGAGCGCTTTCCGGCCATCCGCGTGCTCATGCTTTCGATGCACGACAACGTCGAATACGTGACCGAGGCGGTGCGCGCGGGCGCAAGCGGCTATGTGCTCAAGGATTCGCCGGCCACCGAGATCATCCGCGCGATCGAGGCGGTGCTGGCCGGGCGCACCTATTTCAGCGCGGGGTTGAGCGCGCGCATGATCCAGGCGTCGGCGCGCAGCACGCCTGTTGAGCGGCTCACGCCGCGCGAGCGGGATATTCTCGACGCGCTGGCGCAAGGGCTATCGAGCAAGCAGATCGCGCAGCGCGAGGGGCTCTCGGTGCGCACGGTGGAAACGCACCGGCTGAATCTCAAGCGCAAGCTGGAGATCGAAGGCCAGGCGGAGTTGATCAAGTTCGCGGTGGAGCACCGCCGGAAGTGA
- a CDS encoding cache domain-containing protein produces MPTPFFFAERRLKTKIFLLAVVPFLAAIAGIGIGVRQQATQLAQTQHATMQSAYLSSKEIELRHYVELATSAIAPLYAPEENASAALPAPASEADRQLAALAVLQKMDFGPDGYFFVYDMHGRSLMHPREPALVGQDLWNLRDPQGALTIQQLIAAARQGGGYVRYMWHRPSTGKLAPKLGYVVPLPRWGWMIGTGIYLDDVDSTLAHIDERALANIEHTIQWLGVIALAGVLVIALGALVLNVSEHRSADAKLKRLAQQVVESQEQERARLSRELHDGISQMLVSVKLLLESALARFERGETRVPAAEASLATGLSRLSDTLREVRSISHALRPSMLDDLGLAAALEQLTRELAEQTGIEIAFTQAAPKPASRKAQASALPDAVNTVLFRIAQEALTNIVRHAQAARAALTLEVTANGVTLSIADNGRGFDVTHALTDPRAGLGLRNMRERLESLGGRLDITSQPGHTLVTAWVPVATHAASKAAAVSGTPT; encoded by the coding sequence ATGCCCACCCCATTTTTCTTTGCTGAGCGCCGCCTGAAGACGAAAATCTTCCTGCTCGCGGTCGTGCCGTTCCTCGCCGCCATTGCCGGCATCGGGATCGGCGTGCGCCAGCAGGCCACGCAGCTCGCGCAAACGCAGCACGCGACCATGCAGAGCGCCTATCTGTCGAGCAAGGAGATCGAGCTGCGTCATTACGTGGAGCTGGCCACGAGCGCCATCGCGCCGCTCTACGCGCCCGAGGAGAACGCCAGCGCCGCGTTGCCCGCTCCAGCCAGCGAAGCCGACCGCCAGCTAGCCGCGCTGGCCGTGCTGCAGAAGATGGATTTCGGCCCCGACGGCTATTTCTTCGTCTACGACATGCACGGCCGCTCGCTCATGCATCCGCGCGAGCCGGCGCTCGTCGGCCAGGATCTCTGGAACCTGCGCGACCCTCAAGGCGCGCTCACGATCCAGCAGCTGATTGCCGCAGCCAGGCAGGGCGGCGGGTATGTGCGCTACATGTGGCACCGTCCGTCCACGGGCAAGCTCGCGCCGAAGCTCGGCTATGTGGTGCCGCTGCCGCGCTGGGGCTGGATGATCGGCACCGGCATCTATCTCGACGACGTCGATTCGACGCTCGCGCACATCGACGAGCGCGCCTTAGCGAACATCGAGCACACCATTCAGTGGCTCGGCGTGATCGCACTCGCAGGCGTGCTCGTGATCGCGCTCGGCGCGCTCGTGCTCAACGTGAGCGAGCACCGCAGCGCCGACGCCAAGCTCAAGCGCCTCGCGCAGCAAGTGGTCGAGTCGCAGGAGCAGGAGCGCGCGCGGCTCTCGCGCGAACTGCACGACGGCATTAGCCAGATGCTCGTTTCGGTAAAGCTGCTGCTGGAGTCGGCGCTCGCGCGCTTCGAGCGCGGCGAAACGCGCGTGCCCGCCGCCGAAGCGTCGCTCGCGACCGGTCTCTCGCGGCTTTCGGACACGCTGCGCGAAGTGCGCAGCATCTCGCACGCGCTGCGCCCCTCGATGCTCGACGACCTGGGCCTCGCCGCCGCGCTGGAGCAACTCACGCGCGAACTGGCCGAGCAAACGGGCATCGAGATCGCCTTCACGCAAGCCGCGCCGAAGCCTGCGAGCAGGAAAGCACAGGCGAGCGCGCTGCCCGACGCCGTCAACACGGTGCTCTTTCGCATCGCGCAGGAAGCGCTCACCAACATCGTGCGGCACGCGCAGGCGGCGCGCGCCGCGCTTACGCTCGAGGTCACGGCGAACGGCGTGACGCTCAGCATCGCCGACAATGGTCGCGGCTTCGACGTGACGCACGCGCTAACCGACCCGCGCGCGGGTCTGGGTCTGCGCAACATGCGCGAGCGGCTGGAGTCTCTTGGCGGCCGCCTCGACATCACCTCGCAGCCCGGCCATACGCTCGTCACCGCGTGGGTGCCCGTTGCGACTCATGCCGCATCCAAAGCCGCCGCCGTATCAGGAACGCCGACATGA
- a CDS encoding carbon starvation CstA family protein: protein MSRTSSFVVWTLVALLGAFAFGTIALAHGERISALWIVICAVCVYLIAYRFYSRFIASTVLQLDGLRMTPAVRHNDGLDFVPTNKYVLFGHHFAAIAGAGPLVGPVLAAQMGYMPGMLWILAGVVFAGAVQDFVVLFLSTRRDGRSLGDLVKMELGPVPGVIALFGTFLIMIIILAVLALIVVKALTNSPWGTFTVAATIPIAIFMGLYVRYIRPGRIGEISIIGFVLLMASIAFGQHVHDSPTLAAWFTFTGTQLTWILIGYGFVASVLPVWLLLAPRDYLSTFLKIGTILALAIGILIVAPELKMPAFTKFIDGTGPVWSGNLFPFLFITIACGSVSGFHALISSGTTPKLLDNETNARFIGYGAMLMESFVAIMALVAASVIEPGVYFAMNAPLAVLGTTPDAVAQTVGHWGFVLTPEMLTHTAQAVGETTIVARAGGAPTLAVGMAQILHQVVGGEAMMAFWYHFAILFEALFILTAVDAGTRAGRFMLQDLLGTFHPSLKRTESLPANLIATGLCVAAWGYFLYQGVVDPLGGINTLWPLFGISNQMLAGIALMLATVVLFKMKREKFAWVTAVPTLWLLICTLTAGWQKIFDSNPKVSFVAHAQKLSAAIAEGKIVAPAKSLEQMQRMVFNDYVDAALSGLFIFVVVSIVVYGLIAIARARRIDRPTVQETPYQAMPAGGAAVATNRVH from the coding sequence ATGAGTCGGACATCCAGTTTTGTCGTCTGGACGCTGGTCGCGCTGCTTGGCGCGTTCGCGTTTGGCACCATCGCGCTCGCGCACGGCGAGCGAATCAGCGCACTGTGGATCGTGATCTGCGCCGTGTGCGTCTATCTGATCGCGTATCGTTTCTACAGCCGCTTCATCGCGAGCACCGTGCTGCAGCTCGACGGCCTGCGCATGACGCCGGCCGTGCGCCACAACGACGGGCTCGACTTCGTGCCCACCAACAAGTACGTGCTGTTCGGCCATCACTTCGCGGCGATCGCGGGCGCGGGGCCGCTCGTCGGCCCGGTACTGGCCGCGCAAATGGGCTATATGCCCGGCATGCTGTGGATTCTCGCGGGCGTGGTGTTCGCGGGCGCCGTACAGGACTTCGTGGTGCTGTTCCTCTCCACGCGCCGCGATGGCCGCTCGCTTGGCGACCTCGTGAAGATGGAACTGGGGCCCGTGCCCGGCGTGATCGCGCTGTTCGGCACCTTCCTCATCATGATCATCATTCTCGCGGTGCTCGCGCTGATCGTGGTGAAGGCGCTGACGAACTCGCCGTGGGGCACGTTCACCGTGGCCGCGACGATTCCCATCGCGATCTTCATGGGCCTCTATGTGCGTTACATCCGCCCGGGCAGGATCGGCGAGATTTCGATCATTGGTTTCGTCCTGCTGATGGCTTCCATCGCCTTCGGCCAGCACGTGCATGATTCGCCCACGCTCGCAGCCTGGTTCACGTTCACGGGCACGCAGCTCACGTGGATTCTGATCGGCTACGGCTTTGTCGCTTCAGTGCTGCCGGTGTGGCTGCTGCTCGCGCCGCGCGACTATCTCTCGACGTTCCTGAAGATCGGCACGATCCTCGCGCTCGCGATCGGCATTCTGATCGTCGCGCCGGAGCTGAAGATGCCGGCCTTCACGAAGTTCATCGACGGCACGGGTCCGGTCTGGTCGGGCAACCTGTTCCCGTTCCTCTTCATCACGATCGCGTGCGGTTCGGTGTCGGGCTTCCATGCGCTGATCTCGTCGGGCACGACGCCCAAGCTGCTCGATAACGAAACCAACGCGCGCTTCATCGGTTACGGCGCGATGCTGATGGAATCGTTCGTCGCGATCATGGCGCTTGTCGCCGCATCGGTGATCGAGCCGGGCGTGTACTTCGCGATGAACGCGCCGCTCGCCGTGCTTGGCACGACGCCGGACGCCGTCGCCCAAACCGTGGGCCACTGGGGCTTCGTGCTCACGCCGGAAATGCTCACGCACACCGCGCAGGCCGTAGGCGAGACGACCATCGTCGCGCGCGCGGGCGGCGCGCCCACGCTGGCCGTGGGCATGGCGCAGATCCTGCACCAGGTAGTGGGCGGCGAAGCGATGATGGCGTTCTGGTATCACTTCGCCATCCTCTTCGAAGCGCTCTTCATCCTGACCGCCGTCGACGCGGGCACGCGCGCGGGCCGCTTTATGCTGCAAGACCTGCTCGGCACGTTCCATCCGTCGCTCAAGCGCACGGAGTCGCTGCCGGCCAACCTGATCGCCACCGGCTTGTGCGTGGCCGCGTGGGGCTACTTCCTCTATCAAGGCGTGGTCGATCCCCTCGGGGGCATCAACACGCTGTGGCCGCTCTTCGGGATCTCGAACCAGATGCTCGCCGGTATCGCGCTGATGCTTGCAACCGTCGTGCTCTTCAAGATGAAGCGCGAGAAGTTCGCATGGGTGACCGCAGTGCCGACGCTCTGGCTGCTTATCTGCACGCTGACTGCGGGCTGGCAGAAGATTTTCGACAGCAACCCGAAGGTGAGCTTCGTCGCGCACGCACAGAAGCTTTCGGCGGCGATCGCGGAAGGCAAGATCGTCGCGCCCGCGAAGTCGCTCGAGCAGATGCAGCGCATGGTCTTCAACGACTACGTGGACGCCGCGCTTTCGGGCCTCTTCATTTTCGTGGTGGTGAGCATTGTCGTGTACGGCCTGATCGCGATTGCGCGCGCACGCCGCATCGACCGCCCGACTGTGCAGGAAACGCCGTACCAGGCGATGCCGGCTGGCGGCGCGGCCGTCGCGACGAATCGCGTCCATTGA
- a CDS encoding YbdD/YjiX family protein, whose protein sequence is MFSGLRDNVQTAGRYLGQAMRLMVGLPDYEGYVAHMRATHPDRPVMTYEEFFRERQNARYGAGAGKCC, encoded by the coding sequence ATGTTCTCGGGACTTCGCGACAACGTACAAACGGCTGGGCGCTATCTCGGCCAGGCCATGCGTTTGATGGTCGGTTTGCCCGACTATGAGGGCTACGTCGCGCATATGCGCGCGACGCATCCCGACCGCCCGGTGATGACCTACGAAGAGTTCTTCCGCGAGCGGCAAAACGCCCGATATGGCGCGGGCGCGGGCAAGTGTTGCTAA